Proteins co-encoded in one Spirosoma endbachense genomic window:
- a CDS encoding DUF4113 domain-containing protein: MTVNGLRLVHELRGLPCKLLAVSPPAKKTICAAPSFGKLIPDLATITDALTTHLSRSCEKLRKQDSLCGAVTVFLHTDRFRKTPGNFLPSKQYAGSITLVLPHPTSSTSELLKYAESGLKAIFRFGYNYLKVGIMLSDLVPGDYRQKGVFVDGPDEKLIKLSAVVDKMNRRYGQDKLRLASQQYNPDWPMKQKYLSKRYTTRWEDILEAK; this comes from the coding sequence ATGACCGTAAACGGTCTCAGGCTCGTGCATGAATTACGGGGCCTTCCCTGCAAATTATTGGCGGTTAGCCCACCGGCCAAGAAAACGATTTGTGCAGCGCCGAGCTTTGGGAAGCTCATTCCGGATTTGGCCACCATCACTGATGCCCTGACGACTCACCTTTCCCGAAGTTGCGAGAAGCTCCGCAAACAGGATTCATTATGTGGAGCAGTTACGGTGTTTCTGCACACCGATCGATTCCGTAAGACACCCGGCAATTTCTTACCCTCCAAGCAGTACGCGGGCAGCATTACCCTTGTTTTGCCTCACCCAACGAGTAGCACATCCGAACTACTGAAATACGCTGAATCGGGGCTTAAAGCCATCTTTCGTTTTGGCTATAACTACCTCAAGGTGGGCATTATGCTATCGGATTTAGTACCAGGAGACTATCGACAGAAGGGTGTATTTGTAGACGGTCCTGACGAGAAACTAATTAAGTTGTCGGCCGTTGTGGACAAAATGAACCGTCGATACGGTCAGGATAAACTCAGGTTAGCTTCTCAGCAATACAATCCCGATTGGCCCATGAAACAGAAGTACCTCAGTAAGCGATATACGACGCGTTGGGAAGATATATTGGAAGCAAAGTAG
- a CDS encoding recombinase family protein: MVKYVAYYRVSTQKQGRSGLGLDAQKAGIHAFCGDQLIGDFIEIESGGKTSRKELAKAIELCQKENAKLIAYRLDRVLRNLEILVALRLNKVMFTALDCLNDSDMIINIKAALAEDELRKISERTRAALHQKKARGFTLGKPENFCDEGRRKGTDVGKEAARIHPANQQAAELIRLYQRDKLTMRAIAERLNKTGFRTRKGKLFQAESVRRLMSETIVLE; this comes from the coding sequence ATGGTGAAATATGTTGCTTACTATCGGGTATCGACCCAAAAGCAGGGGAGGAGCGGCTTAGGACTCGATGCCCAGAAAGCAGGTATCCACGCCTTTTGTGGTGATCAGTTGATCGGCGACTTTATCGAAATTGAATCGGGGGGCAAAACCAGCCGGAAGGAATTAGCTAAAGCCATTGAACTTTGCCAGAAAGAAAATGCCAAATTGATTGCCTACCGGCTGGACCGGGTGTTGCGGAATTTGGAAATTCTGGTTGCCCTGCGCTTGAACAAAGTCATGTTCACGGCTTTGGATTGTCTCAATGACTCCGACATGATTATTAACATCAAAGCCGCCTTGGCTGAGGATGAACTGCGCAAGATCTCTGAACGAACAAGAGCCGCTTTACACCAAAAGAAAGCCCGGGGTTTTACGTTAGGCAAACCCGAAAATTTTTGTGATGAAGGCCGACGGAAAGGAACGGATGTTGGCAAAGAAGCCGCCCGAATTCACCCGGCTAATCAGCAAGCCGCCGAACTGATCCGACTTTATCAGCGGGATAAACTAACGATGAGGGCGATTGCCGAACGACTCAATAAAACCGGCTTCCGGACGCGAAAAGGAAAGCTGTTTCAAGCCGAATCGGTACGCCGATTGATGAGCGAAACGATTGTGCTGGAATAA
- a CDS encoding response regulator, whose product MINGFEHIWEIIDLPTQLTWPMNKNGPVILIEDDADDQFLFEQVFRKLNYPNHVRYFPDGQEALDYLLSTAELPFLILSDINMPRLNGIELREKLHRDAALQLKCIPYLFFSTAASQEMVINAYSLSVQGFFVKQNSLDELEKSIYFIMEYWKRCAAPNNF is encoded by the coding sequence ATGATCAATGGTTTTGAGCATATTTGGGAGATAATAGATCTCCCCACTCAGTTAACTTGGCCCATGAACAAAAACGGACCCGTCATTCTCATTGAAGATGATGCCGATGATCAATTCCTGTTTGAGCAAGTCTTTAGGAAATTAAACTATCCCAATCATGTCAGATACTTCCCCGATGGACAAGAAGCCTTGGATTACTTGTTGTCGACTGCCGAATTACCTTTTCTGATCCTATCGGACATCAACATGCCCCGCTTAAACGGGATCGAACTGCGGGAGAAACTGCACCGCGATGCGGCCTTGCAACTTAAATGCATCCCTTACTTATTTTTCTCCACAGCCGCCAGCCAAGAGATGGTGATCAATGCCTATAGTCTATCGGTCCAGGGTTTTTTCGTCAAGCAAAACTCTCTGGATGAACTTGAGAAAAGTATCTATTTTATCATGGAGTATTGGAAACGATGCGCAGCCCCCAATAATTTTTAG
- a CDS encoding recombinase family protein, with translation MQQAVIFVRVSKKEQDYHRQLEDLRAVAQTQSVRVVAEISEKISGVRTNQERGGIQELLQLCRQGAIQKVFVCEVSRLGRSTVEVLQVVDELTRLGISIYVQNFGIETLKNGKRNPVAQFMFTLLAEFARLERETLRERILSGMEEARRQGKKIGRPDGTVEEKATFLKKYGSVARNLRAGLSVRKTAKLCEVSINTVRKVKTLL, from the coding sequence ATGCAACAGGCCGTCATCTTCGTTCGGGTATCCAAAAAAGAGCAGGACTACCATCGACAATTGGAAGACCTCAGAGCAGTTGCTCAAACCCAATCAGTGCGGGTAGTGGCCGAGATTTCGGAAAAGATCAGCGGTGTCCGTACCAACCAGGAGCGGGGCGGGATTCAGGAGTTGTTACAATTGTGTCGACAGGGAGCCATTCAGAAAGTGTTTGTTTGCGAGGTGTCTCGTCTGGGACGATCAACCGTCGAAGTCTTGCAAGTTGTTGACGAATTAACCCGGCTAGGCATCAGTATCTACGTCCAAAACTTTGGTATTGAGACGCTTAAGAACGGTAAACGGAATCCGGTCGCTCAGTTCATGTTTACCTTACTGGCCGAATTTGCCCGCCTGGAACGGGAAACACTTCGGGAACGGATTTTATCCGGCATGGAGGAAGCTCGTAGGCAGGGCAAGAAGATTGGTCGGCCTGATGGGACAGTGGAAGAAAAAGCGACCTTTCTGAAAAAGTATGGTTCGGTGGCCCGCAACCTACGTGCGGGCCTGAGTGTGCGCAAAACCGCTAAACTGTGCGAGGTGTCGATCAACACCGTCCGTAAAGTGAAAACCCTGCTGTAA
- a CDS encoding transposase: MTHPLLAKCKPYFTDIPEHILQTMLLVCSAIVLARSTNLNILKDYLPQLLGNAKTKPFSHYKRLVRFFRWSEPNQLIQSVLRFIFRFLEGHCTYLIMDATTWQVGKKKVHLLTLCILLGKTAIPIYWLQLAKKGHSNEEERKQLFKEALERYDLKGKILLADREYIGETWFAFLVKENIDFVIRLPEGCYKLPIGAAPGAAYSNLCRQARWRKRGVIKPFTLNGCLLSVVVLKNPQADPAEPLLFFISSLTHKIQISEAYRLRWRIEVCFKQLKSQGFNLEDLNFKKDSKILLVMALVVMVYVLSLQAGFAKLATKQKTYRNGKQSLVVSLFRQGLSVLRSQVKSLKQFMDYLEKRIQTITTGKWLYVQ; the protein is encoded by the coding sequence ATGACTCACCCACTATTAGCCAAATGTAAGCCCTATTTTACCGATATTCCAGAGCATATCCTGCAAACCATGCTGCTGGTCTGTTCGGCCATTGTTCTGGCCCGCTCAACCAACCTTAACATCCTCAAAGATTACCTGCCTCAGCTGTTGGGTAATGCGAAAACCAAACCCTTTTCCCATTACAAACGACTTGTGCGCTTCTTTCGCTGGAGCGAACCCAACCAACTTATTCAGAGCGTTTTAAGGTTTATATTCCGCTTTCTGGAGGGCCATTGTACCTATTTGATCATGGATGCAACCACTTGGCAGGTTGGCAAAAAGAAGGTTCACCTGCTGACGCTCTGTATTCTTTTAGGGAAGACTGCCATTCCCATCTATTGGCTTCAGTTAGCTAAGAAAGGGCATAGCAATGAAGAGGAACGCAAACAACTCTTCAAAGAAGCCCTGGAACGGTATGACTTAAAAGGCAAAATTCTGCTGGCTGACCGTGAGTATATTGGTGAAACCTGGTTCGCTTTTTTGGTAAAAGAGAACATCGATTTCGTGATTCGTTTACCAGAAGGTTGTTATAAATTACCCATCGGAGCGGCTCCTGGAGCGGCTTACTCCAACCTGTGTCGCCAAGCTCGTTGGCGTAAACGAGGAGTTATCAAACCCTTTACACTAAATGGCTGTCTATTATCGGTGGTGGTCTTGAAAAATCCGCAGGCAGACCCCGCTGAACCGTTGTTGTTTTTTATTTCTTCCTTAACCCATAAAATTCAGATTAGTGAAGCCTATCGACTTCGCTGGCGCATTGAGGTCTGCTTCAAACAGTTAAAGTCACAGGGCTTCAATTTGGAAGACCTTAACTTCAAGAAAGACAGCAAGATCTTGTTGGTCATGGCCTTGGTCGTGATGGTCTACGTACTGTCTTTGCAGGCTGGATTTGCCAAGCTAGCTACCAAGCAAAAGACTTACCGGAATGGCAAGCAGAGTTTAGTGGTCTCCTTATTTCGACAGGGCCTATCGGTTCTGCGAAGTCAAGTCAAGTCGTTGAAGCAATTTATGGATTATCTGGAAAAGCGCATTCAAACCATAACAACGGGAAAATGGCTCTATGTCCAGTAG
- a CDS encoding plasmid pRiA4b ORF-3 family protein, which produces MEKQLTNPLRQEEPPGELIYHLKIHLLGITPQIYRRLSVRADTTLAQLHHIFQVVMGWENWHLHSFHIWGKQYGIRYGGFYFADDANQVRLGDFAWRMNDKFTYTYDFTDHWLHQIRVEKILTAAKSLQPPFCLSGRRACPPEEVGGIVAYRQRTLDQFSWMRDLVMGLMEGETIDEQDLDVPDWFWTYRSEQFDRAEVNRRLAKLYQLKGQSDFLYSRGGHDYFFEHEPLPNSYQDNQMV; this is translated from the coding sequence ATGGAAAAGCAGCTCACCAATCCACTCCGCCAAGAAGAGCCGCCTGGTGAGCTGATCTATCACCTGAAGATTCATCTATTGGGCATCACTCCCCAGATCTACCGACGGCTGTCGGTGCGGGCTGACACCACTTTAGCTCAACTCCATCATATTTTCCAGGTTGTCATGGGCTGGGAGAATTGGCACTTACACAGCTTTCACATCTGGGGAAAGCAGTACGGCATTCGGTACGGAGGATTTTATTTTGCCGATGATGCGAATCAAGTTCGACTGGGTGATTTTGCCTGGCGGATGAACGACAAGTTCACCTACACCTACGATTTTACCGATCATTGGCTGCATCAGATACGTGTCGAGAAAATTCTAACGGCTGCTAAATCGCTGCAACCCCCTTTCTGTCTGAGCGGACGACGAGCTTGCCCGCCTGAAGAAGTTGGCGGCATAGTAGCCTATCGGCAACGCACTTTGGATCAATTTAGCTGGATGCGGGATTTAGTCATGGGGCTTATGGAGGGAGAGACGATTGACGAACAGGATCTGGATGTGCCGGATTGGTTCTGGACGTATCGGTCGGAGCAGTTTGATCGAGCCGAAGTCAATCGGCGATTAGCTAAACTGTATCAACTTAAGGGTCAGTCGGATTTTCTATACAGCAGAGGGGGCCACGACTATTTTTTCGAGCATGAACCCCTGCCCAATTCGTATCAAGATAACCAGATGGTTTAG
- a CDS encoding caspase family protein, translated as MIPHRLYSQIILSLLLVLQLSLGVCQPNSPKKTSRSITYALIIGISDYAEMNPLHFAHRDAQEFADFLQTPAFAHDSIVVKALLNKEADVTSMYRSVRNFYNRVEPGDRLIFYFAGHGDCETESSKGYLLGHETPLDNYPQTAFALDWLSDMVSRLISKGVSVWLIADACRAGQLAKEDDKKKVQYPIWERWPNFGNQLNILACQKNERSYESKDFDGGHGAFSYYLLKGLKGDADDKNQWRDDTIRAYELNAYLLANVPNAVRPQIQTPLTYGTDLQAVLSITPKIIAQNYSQMTPSDRQSFGALLASPKLAPNNKKKPRLTLLLNQLKLVSLNKIIS; from the coding sequence ATGATTCCACACCGATTATACTCACAAATAATTCTATCACTACTTCTGGTCTTGCAGCTAAGCCTAGGGGTTTGCCAGCCCAATTCACCTAAAAAAACTTCTCGAAGCATAACGTACGCCTTAATTATTGGCATATCCGATTATGCAGAAATGAATCCACTACACTTCGCCCATCGAGATGCTCAAGAGTTCGCTGATTTTCTTCAGACACCTGCATTTGCTCACGATTCGATTGTGGTAAAGGCACTACTAAATAAAGAAGCTGACGTTACCTCTATGTACCGCAGTGTTCGCAATTTCTATAATCGTGTCGAGCCAGGAGACAGACTTATTTTCTATTTTGCTGGTCATGGCGACTGTGAAACCGAATCATCAAAAGGTTATTTACTAGGCCATGAAACTCCTCTAGATAACTACCCCCAAACGGCATTTGCCCTCGACTGGTTAAGTGACATGGTTTCCCGGTTAATTTCGAAGGGTGTTTCTGTTTGGTTAATAGCCGATGCCTGCCGCGCCGGGCAACTAGCAAAAGAAGATGATAAGAAAAAGGTTCAGTATCCTATTTGGGAACGTTGGCCCAATTTTGGCAATCAACTCAATATTCTCGCCTGTCAAAAAAATGAACGCTCGTATGAGAGTAAAGATTTTGACGGAGGGCATGGTGCTTTTTCATATTACTTATTGAAAGGGCTTAAGGGCGATGCTGACGACAAAAATCAATGGCGCGATGATACCATTCGAGCGTACGAATTAAATGCTTATTTACTAGCAAACGTTCCGAATGCGGTACGTCCCCAAATACAAACACCACTAACATATGGAACAGACTTACAGGCTGTTTTAAGCATAACCCCTAAAATAATCGCTCAAAATTATTCCCAAATGACACCTAGTGATAGGCAATCGTTTGGCGCATTATTAGCCTCTCCAAAATTAGCGCCTAACAATAAAAAAAAACCCCGACTAACACTACTTCTGAATCAACTAAAATTGGTGTCCCTAAACAAGATCATATCATAA
- a CDS encoding phosphodiester glycosidase family protein, translated as MGKIQPNILAYLKRDYTAKDSLLYSGMQISINNAVRMLPANHPDFQSTLALKYFFDGVMFIITGNASLARGAFSSAILYDKRKAFFYYESGKANWIAKSRRQAINYFNQARQISPTWRLLDEPILNRKLDQLDSLYANVAISSFKGNTTGIAYKPSTGATEEKDFSVSVLDKSNLFKLITFRGKRYHVCEIDPHEYKIELFNRLENARGVYTFSSLYTKKKDKLLFAMNGGMFQSDLSPVGLFISEGNTVKDINLSTEPEDNFHRLPNGVFGIDYNENPFIVTSQQFKNSNNIRLATQSGPMLVINNIFHPTFVKGSSQVNIRNGVGINDKGHVLFIISDNPVTFYELAELFRDQLKCKYALYLDGAISQYYIPSIDKYPRSGPSLGPILTVSQK; from the coding sequence ATGGGCAAAATTCAGCCGAATATATTAGCCTACCTAAAAAGGGATTACACAGCAAAAGATAGTCTACTGTATTCAGGTATGCAAATTAGTATAAATAACGCCGTGAGAATGCTTCCGGCCAATCACCCCGATTTTCAATCAACACTTGCACTTAAATATTTTTTCGATGGTGTAATGTTTATAATAACTGGCAATGCTTCCCTAGCTAGAGGGGCATTTTCGTCTGCTATTTTATATGATAAACGAAAGGCTTTTTTTTATTATGAAAGCGGAAAAGCTAACTGGATAGCTAAAAGCCGTAGGCAAGCGATTAATTATTTTAATCAGGCTCGTCAGATAAGTCCAACCTGGCGTTTGTTAGATGAGCCAATATTAAATAGGAAGCTAGATCAACTAGATAGTCTCTATGCTAATGTCGCCATCTCCTCATTCAAAGGAAATACAACGGGAATAGCATATAAACCGTCGACAGGAGCAACTGAAGAAAAAGATTTTAGTGTTTCTGTCTTGGATAAGTCTAATCTATTCAAGCTCATCACGTTTCGAGGAAAAAGGTATCACGTTTGTGAGATTGATCCTCATGAGTACAAAATTGAATTGTTCAATAGGTTAGAAAACGCCAGAGGAGTATATACTTTTTCCTCCCTTTACACGAAAAAGAAAGATAAACTCCTATTCGCTATGAATGGTGGTATGTTTCAGTCAGACTTATCTCCGGTGGGTCTATTCATCTCAGAGGGGAATACAGTTAAAGATATCAATTTATCGACTGAACCTGAGGATAATTTTCACCGTCTTCCTAATGGTGTGTTTGGGATAGATTATAATGAAAATCCTTTTATTGTGACAAGTCAACAGTTTAAGAATAGTAATAATATAAGATTAGCAACTCAGTCAGGGCCTATGCTCGTCATTAACAATATATTTCATCCGACGTTTGTCAAAGGTTCATCGCAGGTAAATATCAGGAACGGCGTTGGCATAAACGATAAAGGACATGTTCTTTTTATCATCTCTGATAATCCCGTAACCTTTTACGAGTTGGCTGAATTATTTAGAGACCAATTAAAATGCAAATATGCCTTATATCTAGATGGAGCTATAAGCCAATATTACATTCCGTCGATAGATAAATATCCAAGGAGTGGACCATCGCTAGGCCCTATTCTAACAGTGAGTCAAAAATAA